Part of the Paenarthrobacter sp. JL.01a genome is shown below.
CTCCGAGCTGGATGAAGCGAACGGTCTGGGCGGTGTGCGCCTCCTGCGCGGCAAGAAGCCCGACGTCGGAGGTTGCGGACGGTGGGGGAGTCTCGCCGTCGGGCGTCCGGTTGCGCCGTGCGGCGCTGGCTGACAGCGTTCCGTGGATGAGCCGCGCGAGCTGGGCAACATCGATGTCCGGAAGGTAACCCTGCTGCACGCCGTCCCGGAGGATGTCCTGGAGCAGGGCATTGAGCTCGCCCACGTGGTCTGCGAGCTTGGCGAAGGAGCCGGGGGAGAGGACGGCGGCCATGGCAGGGCCTGGCGGAAGGTGGCGGCGGCTGAGATCCTCCACCTGTGCACGGACGTAGAGTGCCAGGCGGTCCACCGGGTTGTGGAGTGCGGCCAGTGACTCGCGGAGGTCCACGATGAAGCGTTCGGTCTCGTCCAGTGCGTACGCGATGAGGAGCTGCTCCATGTCCGCGTAGTAGTTGTAGACCGCGGTCCGGCCCACGCCCGCGTGGCGGGCAACATCGGTCATGGTCAGCCCGGGCAGGCCATGGGTGAAGAGGAGCTCGCCAAAGGCGGTGAGAATCCTACGTTGGGTCTCGGCGCGTTGGGCAGCGTTCGTGGCGGCCGTGATCCTGGGCATATAGACACTTTACCGCGATCTGTCAGCAAACCGGGTCATGGCGCGTAAGCAGCCAAACCGGGCGGTAACATCGTGAAAAGCCGGGAAGCCGGGAAGCCGGGCAACAGGAAAATCGCAGCAAGGGGGGCGTCTTGCGCGCAACGGTCAAGGACGTGGCGCGCCGCGCGGGGGTCTCACCCAAAACGGTCTCGAATGTCATGAATGGAATCGTCCCGGTGAGCGGACCTACGCGGCTCAGGGTTGAACGGGCCATGCAGGAGCTGGACTATGTCCCGAATCTTTCTGCGCGGGGACTGCGCAACGGCCGCTCCGGTGTGATCGGCCTGGCCCTGCCGAACCTGGGCACCCCGTTCTCTGCCGAGCTCGCCCAAAGTGTTGTCGAAGTTGCCCATGCCCAAGGCTGGAGCGTGCAGATCGAGGAAACGGGTTCGGACCCGCATCGTGAGCAGGAGCTGATGACGCGCGCCCGGGCCAACCTGATCGATGGCCTGATCCTCAACCCCGTGGTGCTCGACGAAAGCGCAGTGAGGGTCGGTGTGGCGCTGCCTCCTGTGGTGCTGCTGGGCGAAGTCTCCCAGGAGCTGGCCGACCGCGTTTTCGTGGACAGCTTTGCCGCGGCCCGTGACATGACCCTGGCTCTCGCCCGGCCCGGCCGCCGGCGCATCGCGGTTCTGGGCATCAACCGGGGAAGGAAATCCGCCACTGCAATTCAGCGCACGCAAGGATATGAGGCAGCCCTGCAGTCCCTGGGCATCCCGCGGGATGAGTCGCTGATGATCGCCTGTGAAGAATGGACCCCGGCCTCAGCAGCGGAGTCACTGATGCAGTACCTCGACAGCAACCCACTGCCCGAGGCGATCTTCTGCTTCACCGACTCGATGGCCCTGGGTGCCCTGAATACCTTGTGGAAGCGGGGAGTCCGGGTCCCGGAGGACGTTGCCGTGGCGGGTTTCGACGACATTGCTGACGGCCGGTTCGCCGTACCGCCGCTGAGTACCGTGTCCGTGGACAAGCGGGCGATTGCCG
Proteins encoded:
- a CDS encoding TetR/AcrR family transcriptional regulator, with translation MPRITAATNAAQRAETQRRILTAFGELLFTHGLPGLTMTDVARHAGVGRTAVYNYYADMEQLLIAYALDETERFIVDLRESLAALHNPVDRLALYVRAQVEDLSRRHLPPGPAMAAVLSPGSFAKLADHVGELNALLQDILRDGVQQGYLPDIDVAQLARLIHGTLSASAARRNRTPDGETPPPSATSDVGLLAAQEAHTAQTVRFIQLGAGARFDEAGRPILLDTAAATA
- a CDS encoding LacI family DNA-binding transcriptional regulator; translation: MRATVKDVARRAGVSPKTVSNVMNGIVPVSGPTRLRVERAMQELDYVPNLSARGLRNGRSGVIGLALPNLGTPFSAELAQSVVEVAHAQGWSVQIEETGSDPHREQELMTRARANLIDGLILNPVVLDESAVRVGVALPPVVLLGEVSQELADRVFVDSFAAARDMTLALARPGRRRIAVLGINRGRKSATAIQRTQGYEAALQSLGIPRDESLMIACEEWTPASAAESLMQYLDSNPLPEAIFCFTDSMALGALNTLWKRGVRVPEDVAVAGFDDIADGRFAVPPLSTVSVDKRAIAAEALRLLTERMADRDHPQRIVSVPYRIEERASSR